A section of the Labrus mixtus chromosome 15, fLabMix1.1, whole genome shotgun sequence genome encodes:
- the LOC132990229 gene encoding rho guanine nucleotide exchange factor 7, translated as MGCCSVTQRHTGVDEVGPDEIELLELSGDNLGVWSLGETRLQLSVRSSREEHHLPPPPPPPPLRYPSIQHKEQEVVLWGRSREELHQRIYSQQPIRDWEGQPPHMYGEIIHSSLVSLYNSYTQETSDHFLVLFSFHLLILSLDHTRQDFIYGGILPLSGVSLQPVSLDSESSHSPHMFEISSSMVDSKVFICAGAADLQKWMQHVEDRKYKSMTQPMSPSHCALSYLLPCDEHWKREELKKYLLQAPIRQWEGSPIQHMGQPGCISFVHIINTHRQGLLERLMVLFPQEVLLLSVDNKRQNIRYEGRLPRHGIKAVERSALPGRLEFELIGELVEPLLVSCTCQEDYWNWIFQLQQPDRSGHVSVSPPAPPIKPKVQRSRKESQEPMLSDQHHINGNS; from the exons ATGGGATGCTGCAGTGTGACCCAGAGGCATACTGGAGTGGACGAGGTGGGCCCCGATGAGATCGAGCTCCTGGAACTCTCTGGAGACAATTTAGG GGTGTGGAGTCTGGGAGAAACGAGGCTTCAGCTGTCAGTgagaagcagcagagaagagcatcatctaccaccaccaccacctccacctccgcTGCGCTACCCCTCGATACAACACAAGGAGCAAGag gtgGTACTGTGGggcaggagcagagaggagctgcACCAAAGGATTTACtcccagcagccaatcagagactgGGAGGGCCAGCctccacacatgtatggagagATCATCCACTCCTCGCTTGTGTCTCTCTACAACAGctacacacag GAAACCAGTGACCACTTCCTGGTGTTGTTCTCTTTCCATCTGCTGATCCTCTCCCTCGACCACACAAGACAAGACTTCATTTATGGG GgcatcctccccctctctggAGTTTCCTTACAACCTGTCTCTCTGGATTCTGAGTCGTCACATTCGCCTCACATGTTCGAGATCAGCA GTTCAATGGTGGACTCCAAGGTGTTCATATGTGCCGGAGCTGCAGATTTACAGAAATGGATGCAACATGttgaagacagaaaatacaaatcaatGACACAACCTATGAGTCCCTCCCACTGCGCGCTCTCCTATCTG ttaCCCTGTGACGAGCACTGGAAAAGAGAAGAACTGAAAAAGTACTTACTCCAGGCTCCCATAAGGCAGTGGGAGGGTTCACCGATACAGCACATGGGTCAGCCAGGATGTATATCTTTTGTCCATatcatcaacacacacagacag GGACTCCTGGAACGACTGATGGTCCTCTTCCCTCAAGAagtcctgctgctgtcagtggACAACAAACGGCAGAATATAAGATATGAG GGAAGGTTACCTCGACATGGCATCAAAGCCGTGGAGAGGTCAGCGCTGCCTGGACGCCTGGAGTTTGAGCTCATAG GTGAGCTGGTGGAGCCTCTGCTCGTCTCTTGTACCTGTCAGGAGGATTATTGGAACTGGATCTTCCAGTTACAACAG ccgGACAGAAGCGGTCACGTCTCTGTGAGTCCTCCTGCACCCCCCATCAAGCCAAAAGTGCAGAGGAGCCGGAAGGAGTCGCAGGAGCCGATGCTATCAGACCAACATCACATCAACGGAAACAGCTAA